The Sesamum indicum cultivar Zhongzhi No. 13 linkage group LG6, S_indicum_v1.0, whole genome shotgun sequence genome has a segment encoding these proteins:
- the LOC105163995 gene encoding cation/H(+) antiporter 15-like, whose translation MDERDHEGSGRSYVCYYLNQISSRGLPFGDNPLGYSLPSFLLQFSLVSMVTRLVQLILRPIGQPSTVAQILGGVLLGPSVLGRMMPFFAKAFPRKSRLVLDTVSVFGFMLLVFLIGVKTDLSTVVKSGRKALVVGILGFFVPLGLTGLVAFLLNEFLSLDHDVARALPHVVFILSMTAFPVVTCFLDELKILNSEIGRLASSSSIVCDVCLWFVTCIDFMAELAKTNSLKVIIGSCVSAGLFIIIVVLVIRPAALWVSHHTPETRPVKETYIFLALVTVMACGLAGEVIGIHATTASFVLGLIVPDGPPLGAALVETLDCFVSLMLLPLFLAVSGLNVDIFHIQNLKNVGVLQLVVLVAFIGKLMGSMLPLIVCRMPFRDALSLGLIMNSKGIVELAFLNEIKNHNIVTEEIYAIMIVSVVATTGLISPIVKFLYDPSKRFVAYKRRTLLHSRSNDELRILACIHQQEDVHSIISLLQVSNTTRDSPINLVVLHLVKLTARASSLLIAHRQRDKPPRNPTESERIFNAFKTFEQHYPGFFRVHCYKGISPFMTMHNDVCTLAQEKRTTLIILPFRKQWTSGDTMQSSRAYRHLNKCVFDQAPCSVGILIDHRIVKSPYVITEHSAFRVVLLFFGGVDDREALAYAQRMSDHTCVRLTVLRFTTPSPIEIVGGTERSKILDADILTDFKLRTQHTEDITYREKTVTSGMDVIMVARSVVNAYNLVMVGRRHGDSPIMLQLAKWNERGELGAIGELLAASELKGEASILVVQQQTRVWGLRDPEESTHLEELSYRLYCYLY comes from the exons ATGGACGAGAGAGATCATGAGGGCTCCGGTCGCTCTTATGTCTGCTATTACCTTAACCAGATCAGCTCCAGAGGTTTACCGTTTGGAGACAATCCTTTGGGTTATTCGcttccttcttttttgttacaattttcCCTTGTTTCTATGGTAACTCGCTTAGTTCAGTTGATTCTAAGGCCCATTGGACAGCCCTCGACTGTGGCTCAGATTCTT GGTGGTGTATTGTTAGGGCCATCAGTCTTGGGGCGGATGATGCCATTCTTTGCCAAAGCATTTCCAAGAAAGTCTAGACTAGTGCTAGATACAGTATCGGTTTTTGGTTTCATGCTCCTTGTTTTCCTAATTGGTGTGAAAACGGACCTATCCACGGTTGTGAAATCTGGTAGAAAGGCTTTGGTTGTGGGCATCTTAGGTTTTTTTGTACCGCTTGGACTTACCGGATTAGTTGCCTTTCTCCTAAATGAATTCTTGTCTTTGGATCATGATGTTGCAAGAGCACTTCCACATGTAGTATTTATTCTCTCAATGACAGCTTTTCCTGTTGTAACTTGCTTTCTTGATGAGCTCAAGATTCTCAATTCGGAGATTGGACGGTTAGCCTCTTCATCTTCAATTGTATGTGATGTCTGCCTCTGGTTTGTGACATGTATAGACTTTATGGCTGAACTAGCCAAGACAAATTCACTGAAAGTAATCATAGGGTCCTGTGTATCAGCTGGTTTATTTATCATCATTGTTGTATTGGTGATCCGTCCAGCAGCTCTATGGGTAAGTCATCATACACCAGAAACTAGACCTGTTAAGGAGACATATATCTTTCTAGCCCTTGTCACTGTGATGGCCTGTGGACTTGCTGGTGAAGTCATAGGCATTCATGCAACTACAGCATCCTTTGTTCTGGGATTGATTGTACCAGATGGCCCACCATTAGGTGCAGCATTAGTCGAGACACTTGATTGCTTCGTCTCCCTGATGCTTCTACCACTCTTTTTGGCTGTCTCTGGACTGAATGTCGACATTTTTCACATACAGAACTTAAAAAATGTCGGAGTTCTGCAATTGGTTGTTTTGGTAGCATTCATCGGGAAACTTATGGGGTCAATGTTACCTCTTATCGTCTGTAGGATGCCATTTCGAGATGCTCTTTCTCTAGGCCTGATCATGAATTCTAAAGGAATTGTCGAACTTGCCTTCTTGAACGAAATCAAGAACCACAAT ATTGTGACTGAGGAAATCTATGCCATTATGATAGTTTCAGTGGTTGCTACAACAGGATTGATCTCACCAATAGTAAAGTTCCTTTATGATCCTTCGAAGAGGTTTGTTGCTTACAAGAGGAGGACACTTCTGCATAGCAGAAGCAACGATGAACTTCGCATACTTGCATGCATACATCAACAAGAAGATGTTCACTCTATTATCAGCCTCCTTCAAGTATCTAATACCACAAGAGATTCGCCTATAAATTTGGTAGTTCTCCATCTTGTCAAGCTGACAGCCCGTGCCTCTTCTCTACTTATTGCCCACAGACAACGGGACAAGCCTCCTCGTAATCCTACTGAATCCGAACGGATTTTTAATGCTTTCAAAACATTTGAACAGCATTATCCTGGATTTTTTCGGGTACACTGCTACAAGGGTATCTCCCCTTTCATGACAATGCATAACGATGTATGCACTCTAGCTCAAGAAAAGAGAACGACTCTCATTATTCTTCCATTTCGCAAGCAATGGACCAGTGGGGACACGATGCAATCATCGCGTGCATACAGGCATCTCAACAAATGCGTATTCGACCAGGCTCCTTGTTCTGTTGGGATTCTGATTGATCATCGAATCGTGAAATCCCCATATGTGATAACCGAACATTCAGCATTTCGTGTTGTATTGCTCTTCTTTGGAGGGGTAGATGATCGAGAAGCATTAGCATATGCGCAACGGATGTCAGATCATACTTGTGTTAGGCTAACTGTCCTACGGTTTACAACTCCAAGCCCGATTGAAATTGTTGGAGGTACAGAACGGAGCAAAATCCTTGACGCTGATATTTTGACTGACTTCAAGCTCAGAACGCAACACACTGAGGACATAACATACAGAGAAAAGACGGTGACCAGTGGAATGGATGTAATTATGGTGGCCAGATCAGTAGTAAATGCGTATAATCTTGTTATGGTTGGCAGACGACACGGGGACTCACCAATTATGCTTCAGCTTGCAAAGTGGAACGAGCGTGGGGAGTTGGGAGCAATCGGTGAATTACTAGCTGCCTCAGAATTGAAAGGCGAGGCTTCAATTTTAGTGGTACAACAGCAGACTAGAGTATGGGGACTCAGAGACCCCGAGGAATCTACACATTTAGAAGAATTAAGTTATAGGTTGTATTGCTACTTGTATTAG
- the LOC105163922 gene encoding cation/H(+) antiporter 15, with product MNASSSPPRDSFCFIAQSRWSRGIFFGDNPFSSNTSVLLAQLTLCALTTAVLNRGLAYLGQSLFVSQILAGLILGPSVLGSNAVIRELLFPVSSFYTVDTFRFFGVMFYLFIVGVKMDLSLIQKSGKKAVVIGICTFSIPLLLNLMISRLITMYVAMQPSLYSSMIWIVSFQALSSFHVIVCLLADLRLMNSELGKLATSSSMISGSCSFIWALIVFAGEHGLHVEQETFIIMLLWSGMMVMFAICIFRPMIQWMINHTTDVDSVKESYICVILILVLGSALYGEYLGQHFTFGPIVLGMVIPDGPPLGSALVNKLECFVSSIFLPIFFVVSAARIDFSMISLRSFAIIEGLAVCAFFWKVVGVMLPSLSWKMTAIDGLHLALVLSNQGMVEVLILEQAKSLRLIDEESYSIMVLSIFGLTGILCPIVKFSYKPSKRYMMGERMTIKYTNPNAEIRMLACVHYQEHTPSIINLFEASYPHPEAPISFIVVHLIELAGRSAPVLMPHHPGMRNPSPSNESNPIINALRYFEHENEGYVAVYPYTSISPYNSIHNDICLLAIEKRVSLVIVLFHKHPLIHVSEDETKAIRNVNNNIIRESPSSVGILVDRGTMTHTSTLLRTSVYRIGMIFLGGPDDREALAYACRMGKHPNIRITLIRFLDGSVVTAVSRQMVIDLNTINAYRDAQMTNKQWFYQEELIKDSLGLITVIRSMESCFDLIIVGRQHRDHSPLLAGLHDWNEFPELGCVGDMLVSLDSNCKASVLVVQQPSTLR from the exons ATGAATGCATCTTCTTCACCCCCACGGGATTCCTTCTGCTTTATAGCCCAAAGCCGTTGGTCCAGAGGAATTTTTTTCGGCGACAACCCTTTCTCCTCAAACACTTCGGTTCTCCTCGCGCAGCTTACGCTTTGTGCTCTCACCACCGCGGTCTTGAACCGTGGCCTTGCATATCTTGGCCAGAGTCTTTTCGTTTCTCAAATACTC GCAGGGTTAATATTGGGACCATCAGTCCTCGGGAGCAATGCAGTTATCAGAGAATTGCTTTTTCCAGTGTCAAGCTTTTATACAGTTGATACATTCAGGTTCTTTGGTGTAATGTTCTATTTATTCATCGTTGGTGTCAAAATGGATTTGAGTCTCATACAAAAATCAGGAAAGAAAGCAGTGGTAATAGGCATCTGTACCTTCTCAATACCTCTATTACTCAACTTGATGATTAGCAGACTAATAACAATGTATGTGGCCATGCAACCAAGTCTTTACAGCTCAATGATATGGATTGTATCGTTTCAAGCCTTAAGTTCATTCCATGTCATTGTTTGCCTATTAGCTGATCTAAGGCTCATGAATTCAGAGCTGGGAAAGCTAGCCACATCTTCATCCATGATTAGTGGCAGTTGTAGTTTTATTTGGGCACTCATTGTCTTTGCGGGGGAGCATGGTCTACATGTAGAGCAAGAAACATTTATAATAATGCTTTTATGGTCAGGCATGATGGTGATGTTCGCCATATGTATTTTCCGACCTATGATTCAATGGATGATTAACCATACAACCGATGTAGATTCAGTAAAAGAGAGCTATATATGTGTCATCTTAATCCTAGTACTGGGATCTGCATTGTACGGCGAGTACTTAGGCCAGCATTTTACATTTGGGCCAATAGTTTTAGGAATGGTAATACCTGATGGACCTCCTTTAGGCTCAGCATTAGTCAATAAGCTTGAGTGTTTTGtctcttctattttcttgccaattttttttgttgttagtGCTGCGAGGATTGATTTCTCAATGATATCACTAAGGAGCTTTGCCATAATTGAAGGCCTCGCAGTTTGTGCATTCTTCTGGAAAGTAGTTGGTGTGATGTTGCCTTCACTAAGTTGGAAAATGACAGCGATCGATGGACTCCACCTAGCCCTAGTGTTGAGCAACCAAGGCATGGTGGAAGTTCTAATCCTGGAACAAGCAAAATCATTACGG CTAATTGATGAAGAATCATACAGTATTATGGTCCTATCAATTTTTGGtttaactggaatactttGTCCAATAGTGAAATTTTCTTACAAGCCATCCAAGAGATATATGATGGGTGAGCGAATGACCATCAAGTACACCAATCCTAATGCAGAGATCCGAATGCTTGCTTGCGTACACTATCAGGAGCATACTCCTTCCATAATAAACCTTTTCGAAGCCTCCTACCCACATCCCGAAGCACCAATTAGCTTCATTGTTGTCCACCTCATTGAATTAGCTGGTAGAAGTGCACCAGTTCTTATGCCTCATCACCCTGGGATGAGGAATCCATCCCCCTCAAACGAGTCAAATCCCATAATTAATGCTCTTAGATATTTCGAGCATGAAAATGAAGGTTATGTGGCTGTGTATCCTTACACATCCATATCACCTTATAATTCGATCCACAATGACATATGCTTATTAGCCATAGAGAAGAGGGTTTCTTTAGTTATTGTGCTATTCCATAAACATCCACTAATCCATGTATCTGAAGATGAGACGAAGGCCATAAGGAATGTGAACAATAACATTATCAGGGAATCACCTAGCTCAGTTGGGATCTTAGTCGACCGTGGTACTATGACCCACACTTCGACCTTGTTACGGACAAGCGTGTACCGCATTGGAATGATCTTTCTAGGTGGTCCTGATGATCGAGAAGCACTGGCCTATGCATGTCGCATGGGTAAACATCCCAATATACGGATCACTCTCATTCGATTTTTGGATGGTTCTGTGGTGACTGCCGTTTCTCGTCAAATGGTAATAGACTTGAACACCATAAATGCTTACAGAGATGCTCAAATGACGAACAAACAATGGTTCTATCAAGAGGAGCTGATCAAGGATAGCTTGGGACTTATAACTGTTATTAGAAGCATGGAGAGCTGTTTCGACCTAATAATAGTCGGAAGACAACACAGAGATCACTCTCCATTGTTGGCTGGGCTTCATGATTGGAATGAGTTTCCAGAACTAGGGTGTGTGGGTGACATGCTTGTGTCATTGGATTCAAATTGCAAGGCATCTGTGTTAGTGGTGCAACAACCATCAACACTCAGATGA